A single region of the Thermococcus paralvinellae genome encodes:
- the argC gene encoding N-acetyl-gamma-glutamyl-phosphate reductase, whose protein sequence is MIKAAVVGASGYIGGELVRLLAMHPEVEITAITSRRYAGKKVHKVHPNLRGLNLRFTNDYNFDADVIFLAVPHGESMKIIDEFLGSAKIIDLSADFRVSLDLYKRYYGEHVKPELIDEFVYGLPEIHREEIKKAELIANPGCNATAVILALYPFKGDVSEAIVDLKVSSSAGGRRENVASIHPERSHVVRVYKAFHHRHEAEVIQETNVKAQFTVHSVDLVRGLLATIYFKMETSEKDLYKMFFRYLKEPFIRIVKEKGGIQRLPDPKYVIGSNFVDIGFAYDEENQRVILFSALDNLIKGGAGQAVQNMNIAFGLDETLGLSYLPVYPI, encoded by the coding sequence ATGATTAAAGCAGCTGTTGTTGGTGCAAGCGGTTATATTGGGGGAGAGTTGGTTAGGCTCTTAGCGATGCATCCTGAGGTTGAGATAACGGCAATAACATCAAGAAGATACGCTGGAAAAAAAGTTCACAAGGTTCATCCAAACTTGAGAGGGCTAAATTTGCGCTTTACAAATGATTATAACTTTGACGCTGATGTTATATTTTTAGCAGTCCCTCATGGAGAGTCAATGAAAATTATCGACGAATTCCTTGGCAGTGCAAAAATAATCGACCTCAGTGCTGATTTCAGGGTAAGCTTGGACCTCTACAAGAGATATTATGGAGAGCACGTAAAGCCAGAGCTCATTGATGAGTTCGTCTATGGATTGCCAGAAATTCACAGAGAGGAGATCAAAAAAGCCGAGCTAATAGCGAATCCTGGTTGTAATGCCACAGCAGTCATTTTAGCTCTGTATCCCTTCAAAGGAGATGTTAGCGAAGCAATAGTGGATTTAAAGGTTAGCTCAAGTGCTGGTGGAAGAAGAGAAAACGTGGCAAGTATTCATCCCGAGAGGTCCCATGTAGTTAGGGTCTATAAAGCATTCCACCACAGGCACGAAGCTGAGGTAATTCAAGAGACCAATGTAAAGGCTCAGTTCACAGTTCATTCTGTTGACTTGGTGAGAGGGTTACTGGCTACAATTTACTTCAAGATGGAAACGAGTGAGAAAGATCTCTATAAGATGTTTTTCCGCTACCTAAAAGAGCCATTCATAAGAATCGTCAAAGAGAAAGGTGGAATCCAGAGGCTCCCTGATCCAAAGTACGTAATAGGAAGCAACTTCGTTGATATAGGCTTTGCCTACGATGAGGAGAATCAGAGGGTTATACTCTTTTCCGCATTGGACAATCTAATTAAAGGTGGCGCTGGACAAGCGGTGCAAAACATGAACATAGCTTTTGGGTTAGATGAGACTCTAGGACTGAGCTACTTGCCAGTGTATCCAATTTGA
- a CDS encoding [LysW]-lysine hydrolase gives MKISEEEKIEFLKELVSIYSPSGEEEKVAKFLVESFESFGVEAYIDGVGNVIAGKRGDGKRILLAGHIDTVKGYIPVRIEDNYLWGRGSVDAKGPLATFFFAFLESRANLIFAGLVDEERYSLGAKNLNVPRPDFIIIGEPSGFDSVTIGYKGSLTMKFVEKVEKFHGSLSSKGAAELLIEKWLELSRDFGEGFNKPSGRILRLEAYEREFDFYGEMIVNIRTPLNYEPAIKGEILDFVPAYEVSPRSPLVRAFVRAIRKNGIKPRLKKKSGTADMNILAPKFGVDAVAYGPGDSRLDHTPYERLNLEEYLKAIEVLKKALEELKSI, from the coding sequence ATGAAAATCAGTGAAGAGGAGAAAATCGAATTTCTGAAGGAACTTGTGAGCATTTACAGCCCAAGCGGAGAAGAAGAAAAGGTTGCAAAATTTTTGGTCGAGAGCTTTGAGAGCTTTGGTGTTGAGGCATACATTGATGGAGTAGGAAATGTGATAGCTGGGAAAAGAGGAGATGGGAAGAGAATCCTCTTAGCTGGGCATATAGATACCGTTAAAGGCTACATCCCAGTTAGAATCGAAGACAATTACTTATGGGGAAGGGGGAGCGTTGATGCCAAAGGGCCTTTGGCAACTTTCTTTTTCGCTTTCCTTGAAAGCAGAGCAAATTTAATTTTCGCTGGCTTAGTTGACGAAGAAAGGTATTCCCTCGGAGCTAAAAATCTAAATGTTCCAAGACCAGACTTTATAATCATTGGGGAGCCAAGCGGCTTTGATAGCGTTACAATTGGCTATAAGGGAAGCTTAACGATGAAGTTTGTTGAAAAAGTTGAAAAGTTCCATGGAAGTTTAAGCTCAAAAGGTGCCGCAGAGCTTTTAATTGAAAAATGGCTCGAATTAAGCAGAGATTTTGGTGAAGGCTTTAATAAGCCAAGCGGAAGGATTTTGAGACTTGAAGCCTATGAGAGGGAATTCGATTTTTATGGGGAGATGATTGTAAACATTAGAACACCTCTCAATTATGAACCAGCAATTAAAGGAGAAATTTTGGATTTTGTTCCCGCTTACGAAGTTTCGCCAAGGAGTCCGTTGGTTAGGGCTTTTGTTAGGGCTATAAGAAAGAATGGAATAAAGCCAAGGTTGAAGAAAAAATCGGGCACAGCAGATATGAACATTCTGGCTCCTAAGTTTGGAGTTGATGCTGTTGCTTATGGCCCCGGTGATTCAAGACTTGACCATACTCCTTACGAGCGCTTAAACTTAGAGGAATATTTGAAAGCGATAGAAGTACTAAAAAAAGCTTTAGAGGAGTTAAAAAGTATCTAG
- a CDS encoding acetylornithine/succinylornithine family transaminase, producing the protein MREVSVYKKRLKLIKGKGVYVWDDKGNKYLDAIAGIGVAILGHANEELEETINEQMRKLVVAGPMFEHEEKEEFFEELSHFVNFEYAFMGNSGTEAVEAALKFARLYTGRKEIIAMTNAFHGRTFGSLSATWKPKYRQGFEPLVPGFKHIPFNNVEAAKDAITKETAAVILEPIQGEGGIVPAKEEFVKTLRDLTEDVGALLIVDEVQSAFRTGKFLAIEHYGVEPDIVTMGKGLANGVPIGLTLTNFDVPRGKHGSTFGGNPLACKAASTTLRILRRERLIGKAKEKSITVEGEKVVMTRGKGLMIGIVLKESAGKYVQALQDRGLLVGTAGNRVIRLLPPLIITKEQMLWVKETIEGVLNENQ; encoded by the coding sequence ATGAGGGAGGTAAGCGTTTACAAAAAGAGGCTCAAGCTCATCAAAGGAAAGGGCGTTTACGTCTGGGATGATAAAGGGAACAAATACCTTGATGCAATAGCTGGGATAGGCGTTGCAATCTTGGGACATGCAAACGAAGAGCTTGAGGAGACAATAAATGAACAGATGAGAAAGCTGGTAGTTGCTGGACCAATGTTCGAGCATGAGGAAAAGGAAGAATTTTTCGAGGAGCTATCTCACTTTGTCAATTTTGAATACGCCTTCATGGGGAACTCTGGGACTGAAGCTGTTGAAGCTGCTTTAAAGTTTGCCCGCCTTTATACTGGAAGGAAAGAGATAATAGCTATGACAAATGCTTTCCACGGAAGAACATTTGGCTCTCTAAGTGCAACTTGGAAGCCAAAGTACAGGCAGGGGTTTGAGCCTTTAGTTCCTGGGTTTAAGCATATTCCATTCAACAACGTCGAAGCGGCAAAAGATGCTATAACAAAAGAGACTGCTGCTGTAATACTTGAGCCAATTCAGGGAGAAGGTGGCATTGTTCCAGCTAAAGAAGAGTTTGTGAAAACATTGAGGGATTTAACTGAGGATGTTGGGGCTTTGCTCATAGTGGATGAGGTCCAAAGTGCCTTTAGAACTGGAAAGTTCTTAGCTATAGAGCACTATGGTGTTGAGCCGGATATAGTTACGATGGGAAAAGGGTTAGCTAATGGAGTGCCAATCGGATTAACATTAACGAACTTTGACGTCCCAAGGGGCAAGCACGGCTCAACCTTTGGAGGAAATCCTCTCGCTTGTAAAGCTGCATCTACAACGCTTAGAATTTTGAGAAGGGAAAGGCTAATAGGAAAAGCTAAGGAGAAGAGCATAACTGTCGAGGGAGAAAAGGTCGTGATGACAAGGGGCAAGGGATTGATGATTGGAATCGTCTTGAAAGAAAGCGCTGGAAAGTACGTTCAAGCACTGCAGGATAGAGGACTTTTAGTTGGAACTGCTGGAAATAGAGTGATTAGACTCCTACCGCCACTCATAATAACAAAGGAACAAATGCTTTGGGTCAAAGAGACCATTGAGGGTGTCCTAAATGAAAATCAGTGA
- a CDS encoding [LysW]-aminoadipate/[LysW]-glutamate kinase, producing MRVVKIGGAVLDRLEEFDGILEGDIITHGGSDYVDELSKRLGMEVKRLKSPSGVEFRYTPKEVLEIYLMGIMKANKRIVSLLQSRGINAIGLSGLDLGLIKAERKKLIKAVINGKKVAIRDDYSGIIREINVKALKELSKVGVPVIAPIAMSEAYEPLNIDGDKLAHAIALSLKADELVFLTDTAFLADGEIVEKIKVNQMEKFLPFARGGMKRKLLMAKKSVESGVKKVIIQGLNGRTVIE from the coding sequence ATGAGGGTCGTTAAAATTGGGGGGGCAGTTTTAGATAGGCTGGAAGAGTTTGATGGAATTTTAGAGGGGGATATAATAACTCACGGTGGCTCAGATTACGTTGATGAGCTTTCCAAAAGGTTAGGAATGGAGGTTAAAAGACTTAAAAGCCCCTCCGGTGTGGAGTTTAGGTACACCCCAAAAGAAGTGCTTGAGATTTACTTAATGGGTATAATGAAAGCCAACAAGAGGATAGTTTCTCTTCTCCAGAGCAGAGGGATTAATGCCATAGGATTGAGTGGGCTTGATTTAGGTCTCATAAAAGCCGAAAGGAAAAAGCTCATCAAAGCCGTAATCAATGGAAAAAAAGTTGCAATAAGAGATGACTACTCTGGTATTATAAGGGAAATCAACGTTAAAGCCTTAAAGGAACTCAGCAAGGTAGGAGTTCCTGTTATAGCGCCAATAGCAATGAGTGAAGCCTATGAGCCTTTGAACATTGATGGGGATAAGTTGGCTCATGCAATAGCTCTAAGCTTGAAAGCAGACGAGCTTGTCTTTTTAACGGACACTGCTTTTTTAGCTGATGGAGAAATAGTTGAAAAAATTAAGGTTAATCAAATGGAAAAGTTCTTGCCCTTCGCAAGAGGAGGAATGAAGAGAAAGCTGCTTATGGCTAAAAAATCCGTTGAAAGCGGTGTCAAAAAGGTGATTATCCAAGGACTCAACGGCAGGACGGTGATTGAATGA
- a CDS encoding 3-isopropylmalate dehydratase small subunit, with protein MRVWKFWDNVSTDEITPGRYNLTKDPQELAKIAFIEVRPEFSQNVKPGDVIVGGRNFGIGSSRESAALALKASGISGIIAKSFGRIFYRNCINLGIPLLIGDTDWLNDGDEIEVDWKRGIVRKGDEVRKFKPLDGFLFEIVESGGIIEYVRRRGDLCIE; from the coding sequence ATGAGGGTGTGGAAATTTTGGGATAATGTTTCAACTGATGAAATAACTCCTGGAAGATACAACTTAACGAAAGATCCACAAGAATTAGCCAAAATAGCGTTCATAGAAGTTAGACCAGAGTTCTCTCAAAATGTAAAACCAGGAGATGTGATAGTTGGCGGAAGAAACTTTGGAATTGGTTCATCGAGAGAGTCAGCCGCTTTGGCATTGAAAGCATCTGGAATAAGTGGAATTATTGCAAAGTCCTTTGGAAGAATATTCTACAGGAATTGCATTAACTTGGGCATTCCTCTCTTAATTGGTGACACAGATTGGCTGAACGATGGGGATGAGATTGAGGTCGATTGGAAACGGGGAATTGTGAGAAAAGGTGATGAAGTAAGGAAGTTTAAGCCATTGGATGGATTCCTCTTTGAGATAGTTGAGAGCGGTGGAATAATTGAATACGTGAGACGGAGGGGAGACCTGTGTATAGAGTAG
- a CDS encoding isocitrate--homoisocitrate dehydrogenase, giving the protein MYRVAVIKGDGIGIEVTEAAIEVINAVTDRIEFIEFEGGFEVFKRYGAPIREEDLEEIKKMDAVLFGATSTPFDVPNYKSLIITLRKELNLYANLRIIPDLWNEREIYIVRENSEGLYSGLYDVEKEKVVDYRIITRKGAERIARFAINLAKEKREKVTFVHKANVLMGDKFFRKVVLSLAEREGVEVREKIVDSFTIELVRNPWNQEIILTENLFGDILSDLAAIHARSIGIVPSGNYGDDIALFEPIHGTAPDIAGKGIANPIGSILSGAMLLDYLNLNGQIIWEAVKSYVRKGNLTPDLGGTAMTKDVVEGIIEEIEYRIDPLEWDEVWVDEIRINFIPTLFIK; this is encoded by the coding sequence GTGTATAGAGTAGCGGTCATTAAGGGAGACGGCATTGGCATTGAAGTTACAGAAGCTGCAATTGAAGTTATAAACGCGGTAACTGATAGAATAGAGTTTATTGAGTTTGAAGGTGGCTTCGAGGTATTCAAAAGATATGGGGCCCCAATAAGAGAGGAGGACTTGGAAGAGATAAAGAAAATGGATGCAGTTTTATTTGGGGCAACATCAACACCTTTCGACGTTCCAAATTACAAAAGCTTAATCATAACGCTTAGAAAGGAACTTAACCTTTATGCTAACCTAAGAATAATCCCCGATTTGTGGAATGAGAGAGAAATCTATATTGTTAGGGAAAACAGCGAAGGCCTTTATTCTGGGCTTTACGATGTTGAAAAAGAGAAAGTTGTTGATTACAGGATAATAACAAGAAAAGGAGCTGAAAGAATAGCAAGATTCGCCATAAATTTGGCAAAAGAAAAAAGGGAAAAGGTTACTTTCGTCCATAAAGCAAATGTCCTAATGGGTGACAAGTTCTTTAGGAAAGTCGTCTTGAGTTTAGCCGAAAGGGAAGGAGTCGAGGTTAGAGAAAAAATTGTAGATTCCTTCACAATAGAACTCGTCAGGAATCCATGGAATCAGGAGATTATTTTAACGGAAAACCTCTTTGGTGACATTCTTTCGGACTTAGCAGCTATTCACGCAAGGAGTATTGGGATTGTTCCCTCTGGAAACTATGGTGATGATATAGCCCTATTTGAACCTATTCACGGAACTGCACCTGATATAGCTGGAAAGGGGATAGCCAATCCAATTGGGTCTATTTTGAGCGGTGCCATGCTTTTGGATTATCTCAACTTAAACGGTCAAATCATCTGGGAAGCTGTCAAATCCTACGTGAGGAAAGGCAACCTAACGCCCGATTTGGGGGGAACTGCAATGACGAAGGATGTTGTTGAAGGAATTATCGAGGAGATAGAATATCGAATTGACCCCTTGGAGTGGGACGAAGTTTGGGTTGATGAAATTAGGATCAACTTCATCCCAACACTTTTCATAAAGTAA
- a CDS encoding HAD family hydrolase: MWLIFDVDGVLIDVRESYDLATKMTVEHFLKKFGKDDEISLDLIRKLRQKGAFGDDFKVSEALILFAMAGDVQQFVENFPSGEGIEWVRAKFGMAIEPRSIERIFNTFYLGEYYEDRAFDFDGLWKKEKPIVRRELLEKTKDRFKLGVITGRSALELELAGKILGFHFENAVTRELYVKPDPKALWYLTKGEYGVYIGDTVNDELLVENYKKDYGRNFGFLMVGRDVKDVNEAIEKLLDTF; encoded by the coding sequence ATGTGGCTGATATTTGATGTTGACGGCGTTTTAATTGACGTGAGGGAGAGCTACGACTTAGCAACAAAGATGACTGTAGAGCATTTCCTCAAAAAGTTTGGCAAAGATGATGAAATTAGCCTAGATTTAATCAGAAAACTGAGGCAGAAAGGAGCTTTTGGAGATGATTTTAAGGTTAGCGAAGCATTGATACTCTTTGCAATGGCCGGAGATGTGCAGCAGTTTGTGGAGAACTTCCCAAGTGGTGAAGGAATAGAATGGGTGAGGGCAAAGTTTGGAATGGCAATAGAGCCTAGGAGTATTGAAAGGATTTTCAACACATTTTATCTTGGTGAGTACTATGAAGACAGGGCTTTCGACTTTGATGGACTCTGGAAGAAGGAAAAGCCAATAGTAAGAAGAGAGCTTTTAGAAAAGACTAAAGATAGGTTCAAGCTTGGAGTTATAACAGGAAGAAGTGCCTTAGAGCTTGAATTAGCGGGGAAAATACTCGGTTTTCATTTCGAAAACGCTGTAACAAGAGAGCTCTATGTAAAACCTGATCCAAAAGCCCTTTGGTATCTAACGAAAGGAGAGTACGGAGTATACATCGGTGATACAGTAAATGATGAACTCTTAGTAGAGAACTATAAAAAGGATTATGGAAGGAACTTTGGTTTCCTCATGGTGGGAAGAGATGTCAAAGATGTGAATGAAGCCATAGAAAAGCTTCTAGATACTTTTTAA
- the lysX gene encoding lysine biosynthesis protein LysX: MKIGITYTIMRKEEMMLKERAKDYGEVIMLHDSDVVFPQSYDVDVVIIRNVSHFKALYLAKLFESEGIPTVNPFHIILEAGDKLLATLKLSKKVKIPRWSVAFDEKSVKKVAETLGYPIVSKPVFGSWGRLITKINDDDALEGIIEHKKWLSNPLYKIYYFQEFVKKPGRDIRSYVIGGEFVTAIYRYSEHWITNTARGGKAVPCTDEEVREISIKAWEAFGEGALAIDIFESEEGLLVNEVNPTMEFKNTAKATGVDIARKIVEYAVEVAKR, translated from the coding sequence ATGAAAATCGGCATAACCTACACAATAATGCGTAAGGAGGAAATGATGCTCAAAGAGAGAGCAAAGGATTACGGAGAAGTAATTATGCTCCACGATAGCGACGTTGTTTTCCCCCAAAGCTACGACGTAGATGTTGTAATAATAAGGAATGTCAGTCACTTTAAGGCTCTATATTTAGCAAAGCTCTTCGAGAGTGAAGGCATTCCAACTGTGAACCCCTTCCATATAATACTTGAAGCAGGAGATAAACTCCTAGCAACCTTAAAGCTTAGTAAAAAGGTCAAGATTCCGAGATGGAGTGTTGCCTTTGATGAGAAAAGCGTCAAAAAAGTCGCTGAAACTCTTGGCTATCCTATAGTTTCAAAACCAGTCTTTGGAAGTTGGGGAAGGCTGATAACGAAAATAAACGATGATGATGCATTGGAAGGAATAATAGAGCACAAAAAGTGGCTGAGCAATCCACTTTACAAAATCTACTACTTCCAAGAATTTGTCAAAAAGCCAGGAAGGGACATTAGGAGCTACGTTATTGGAGGAGAATTTGTTACTGCTATTTACAGATATTCTGAGCATTGGATAACAAATACAGCTAGGGGCGGAAAGGCTGTCCCTTGTACTGACGAAGAAGTGAGGGAGATTTCCATTAAGGCTTGGGAAGCATTTGGGGAAGGTGCTTTGGCTATAGATATCTTCGAGAGTGAGGAAGGACTGCTGGTTAATGAGGTTAACCCAACTATGGAGTTCAAAAACACAGCTAAAGCTACTGGAGTTGATATAGCTAGGAAAATCGTTGAGTATGCAGTTGAGGTGGCTAAAAGATGA
- the lysW gene encoding lysine biosynthesis protein LysW has protein sequence MVECPVCGAEIEVGELELHQIIECPVCGAELEVVDLDPIVLEEVPEVEEDWGE, from the coding sequence ATGGTGGAGTGTCCAGTCTGCGGAGCGGAGATTGAAGTCGGAGAGTTAGAATTACACCAAATAATTGAGTGCCCAGTCTGTGGAGCTGAGCTTGAGGTAGTTGACTTAGATCCAATAGTCTTGGAAGAAGTCCCAGAGGTAGAGGAGGACTGGGGAGAGTAA